The following coding sequences are from one Deinococcus aerius window:
- a CDS encoding HRDC domain-containing protein, protein MTDSPDLPRPDPRPDARLVGLHAERGDPHARLSAALAALEGADWGLTLAGEAALARQLARLLGPGVVRVDERLGVNRAALAEQGLAAAGLDADWTGARAAWLAEPDERLLRRAERAGVPVIVDATLAPGGGWFTRGAAYVVYRDGVTLTGFSEGELALLFGTGGAPAPAAPAPADVTVALALRDVATLPLRLARGARTVGLLAERLGGGALPFGPTALLLPPDAAPDTPWLPGGVLAATRSVEGGVVFTPGLQDAETALALLRGQPRPVADPLPLVRELAEVREAEPTARVPGRDSRPERPRQEREVRSPVPQPDLPRPDEALPDAPEPPARVTFDAPPVEDVAPTAPAPPAEEEVTWTPEIVFSDFEPESPTPLPTPVSGGPDEPELEVQPPLATAPAPEPEPEVEDVPTEDAAPFQPAEPEPEPAPTAPDLTPDLPTTSGEGGALDPAADLTDEQAAIYARLREWRNAEARRQEVSRFIIASNATLAEIARRVPYTLDDLRAVRGMGPERLRKYGDKILEVVRG, encoded by the coding sequence ATGACGGACTCGCCTGACCTTCCCCGCCCCGATCCCCGACCCGACGCCCGGCTGGTGGGCCTGCACGCCGAGCGCGGCGACCCTCATGCCCGGCTGAGCGCCGCGCTCGCCGCCCTGGAGGGCGCGGACTGGGGCCTGACGCTGGCGGGCGAGGCCGCCCTGGCCCGGCAACTCGCCCGGCTGCTGGGGCCCGGCGTGGTGCGGGTGGACGAGCGGCTGGGGGTAAACCGCGCGGCGCTGGCCGAGCAGGGCCTGGCCGCCGCCGGGCTGGACGCCGACTGGACCGGCGCCCGCGCCGCCTGGCTCGCCGAGCCCGACGAGCGGCTGCTGCGCCGCGCCGAGCGGGCCGGGGTGCCCGTGATCGTGGACGCCACCCTGGCGCCGGGGGGCGGGTGGTTCACCCGGGGGGCGGCCTACGTGGTGTACCGCGACGGGGTCACACTGACGGGCTTCAGCGAGGGGGAGCTGGCGCTGCTCTTCGGAACGGGTGGGGCCCCCGCCCCCGCTGCCCCCGCGCCCGCCGACGTGACGGTGGCGCTCGCCCTGCGCGACGTGGCGACGCTGCCGCTGCGGCTGGCCCGGGGCGCGCGCACGGTGGGGCTCCTCGCCGAGCGGCTGGGGGGCGGGGCGCTGCCCTTCGGGCCCACGGCGCTGCTCCTGCCGCCCGACGCGGCGCCCGACACCCCCTGGCTCCCCGGGGGGGTGCTCGCCGCCACCCGCAGCGTGGAGGGCGGCGTGGTCTTCACCCCCGGCCTGCAAGACGCCGAGACGGCCCTCGCCCTGCTGCGCGGCCAGCCCCGGCCGGTGGCGGACCCGCTGCCCCTCGTGCGCGAGCTGGCGGAGGTCAGGGAGGCTGAGCCCACGGCCCGTGTCCCCGGGCGTGACAGCCGCCCCGAACGCCCAAGGCAGGAGCGGGAGGTCCGTTCACCCGTGCCCCAACCCGATCTCCCCCGCCCGGACGAGGCCCTCCCCGACGCCCCCGAGCCCCCGGCCCGCGTGACCTTCGACGCGCCGCCGGTGGAGGATGTCGCGCCCACCGCGCCCGCCCCCCCCGCCGAGGAGGAGGTGACCTGGACCCCCGAGATCGTGTTCAGCGACTTCGAGCCCGAGAGCCCCACCCCGCTCCCCACACCCGTCAGCGGCGGGCCGGACGAGCCCGAGCTGGAGGTCCAGCCGCCCCTCGCCACCGCCCCGGCCCCGGAGCCCGAGCCGGAGGTGGAGGACGTGCCGACGGAGGACGCCGCACCTTTCCAACCCGCGGAACCCGAGCCCGAGCCCGCCCCCACCGCGCCCGACCTCACCCCGGACCTGCCCACAACCTCGGGCGAGGGTGGGGCGCTCGACCCCGCCGCCGACCTCACCGACGAGCAGGCCGCGATCTATGCCCGGCTGCGCGAGTGGCGCAATGCCGAGGCGAGGCGCCAGGAGGTCAGCCGCTTCATCATCGCCAGCAACGCGACCCTGGCCGAGATCGCCCGCCGGGTGCCCTACACCCTCGACGACCTGAGGGCGGTGCGCGGCATGGGGCCGGAGCGGCTGCGGAAGTACGGCGACAAGATCCTGGAGGTCGTGCGGGGGTAG